From Periophthalmus magnuspinnatus isolate fPerMag1 chromosome 1, fPerMag1.2.pri, whole genome shotgun sequence:
AAGAAACTACGCCTTGCCCTTTCTGTGGCTTTCAGTTACCACAGAATGACCTCCTTTGCATTTCTTGCAAAAACAACTTGCCATACTGCATAGCAACAGTAACATCATTTGTTCCTTTAAATTTGTcttttggaaaaataaatactaaactCACATGTTTTCTGTTTCTCAGGGTCGTCATATGCTGAAGGAGGACTGGTCTGTTTGCCCTCACTGCGAGTTCCCTGCCCTCTATTCTCAGTTCATCCTGTAAGTAATTAAGCCTGAATTTTGACTGAAATGCTTTAAAGTCCAGTTCCAATTACCATCCTGTTATACAAAAAACTGATGCATTGTGGGTCGCTTATTTATTAAGAGCCCACAGGGCAGTTTTAAACTTTTTGGTAATATATTTTCTTGTATCCAACTCATCACCTTTCttaacaaaacatgtttttgttttgcaacTAGTTTACACCCAAAAACAAATGTTACGATAAATTAAAgtcatttcttttttcttgtcaGCAGCcaaataaaagctgtttttaacTTGCTTTTTGGCAAATCGTTTGCCCACTTTGCAAAACTATTCACACAACAGAatgtttgaaaaagtacattttgagcaaaactgaaaacactggttaaaatataaacagtCATCAGATTTATAAACTTATCTAACCATCATCCAGACACAGGCCGGAGGATGCAACAGACGCTGTGTGTAGTGTGAGGGAGTCAGAGACCTGTAGGACCAGTAACACACCGTTTCTGATGGTTTGAGAGTGAGGTAAatgctgtaaatatgtgtgaaatattaCATAATCATTTagggaacaaaacaaaagcaccatTTTCAAATCTCTGCTTCATATTGTAATCCCTGTGCTCAGTTCTGTCCTATTGCAATCTGTTTTTGGTAGTTGACTGTTGTGTTTCTTGTTGCAAAAAGCATTTAGTTCTGATATGAGAGTTAAAGTTTAAATGGATATAAGGTTGTGCCAACATGAACTGAACTTTTGCTCCGGGTGTCAAGTTTTGGAATGTGTGTCAAAATGATTGAAAAAAACTAATGCTGATTTCTCCACCAGGTTGttggagacagagacagtgtgCCCCATGTGCTCAGAGCCTTTGgatgtaaaacaaattaaaaagatCACGGACTGTTCTGGATACCTCAAGACTGAAGAGCCAGATCAATGAGGAGCATATCCTTCTTTGACGTGTGAATGGAGTTATTACTAAATCAATGTAAGCCAAAAGCCATGTAGTCGTATTATTTGTGGGTTTATTTTTGGAAGGTGAAtgttttgataataaaaaagcTGTGACAAATAGGTTGTTTcgtttcatttttttatattgaacTCAACTGTTTTTAAGAAAACAAATGTCATGACAGATTCTGTATTGATACAAACGTTTTTCATTTACAAATTGTGATCAGTGCTAAAGAACAAATCTACAGCTGCTGCTATTTTAAGTAAAAGCTAACAGTCCTTTATGGCATTGTCACATTATTTACAGCCTCTTCTACACTCCACTCACTCCTAAAATGTGTACATGACGTGTAGACATGATAAGCGGTGGAAGGATCATTATTCGTTCCATTCAGACAGTGAAATAGAAGTATAAAAACACCACTCGCATTGCAGAAGATATGATGCCATTAAGTACAGATGGGGCAGGTGTTAATATGGCATCACCACTAATTGGATATTGTTGGAAGTGCAAAAGGAAGTAACCGTAGATTCAAGTCTCTTTCAAAAGGTTATTTTTTAACCTTGCCCTTCCCTCTTCCTTTGCCTTTACCAGAGACTTCAGTCTTCTCTTTTTTAGTGTCCTTTGTGGCTTTTGCCTTCTTTTGCTGTGGGCCGATAAAACACAAACCATAAAGAAACTGATTATTTCATAAACACCATAAATGTTACTTACTTTGATCATGGCATCTGTTTGGAGGTTTTCTCCCTCATCTTCTGACTCTCGAACTTCAGTATCCATGTCCTCTCCTAGCTCCatttcacctccacctcctccacgaCGGCCTTTCTTAACCACTTGTAAGGAGTATGGAGTGAGGTGGACCTCTTTGTTGTATGCACGAGTAAAAGACGCCTTCACCTGTACAGTACCAGGACAAGAGTTAGACAAATACTGGGCTTTAAACTTgccaaatattgcacattttacatTACACTTGAGTGCTGCTCGAAAAATTACACTGACCGACATGTGCAAAAATTATGTTCTTTTTCTGCttctgaacaaaatgtgttactgtaaACTTAAAACTGACCTTTGAGTCAAGTTTGGAGTAGGGATCAGGCTGACTGCCCCAGACACTGATCTCCATCATGCTGTCCACGTCTTCCCTGACGAGCTGGTAATCATCCAGGAGCTGCACAGCCTGTCCTGCCCCCTCCGCCCCGTACCTCTGAAGGGGGTTCAAAAGTGCCTTTCGTAAGTAGTGAAGGTAGTCCAGGTTCACGGCCTGTCTGCTGCAGTGCGTCCTGTGTCAATTGGAAAGAGAAAGTGCTTTACTTGAAGttgtttaacaatgtttttattgtgtgtgaCTGGGTGGTAGATGTTACTCACTTTAAGCTCATGTGAGAAGAAAGCTCCTGCACTATGCGAGAATGTTTACTGGTAGATGAGTTTTTGCCAAGCCAGCTGGGAAAAGTGGGGAACTGACTCATGTAACCACGCATAAGTTCTCCCGGTAACACACTGGCATATATGGCCTTGaagcacaaaaagaaaaagattcactTGAGGAGGACAAAGACTAAGGACTTGTTTGTAAAAAACTGTTTTACCTGCGTGGGCAATAGTGACCAATTCTGACGAGAACGTATCATCCTGTCAACAATGTCTCCATCACAGATGGAGTCAGCCGTTTTACTGATCAACATCAAGTGAGATTTGAGATCACCACTAAAAAGAAAGACGAGGTCAACTCTGAAAGCATCTTTATCTCTTTGTGTGCCGTGTGTGACTCACGCTGCTGCTGCAGGGCGCACATGGAGGTAGTTCTCCTGAACAAAGAGTGGCGCTAGTGAGTAGTCATGGAAGAAGAGATCAGACTTGTCAATTAAGCTCATATGAGCCGTCTCCTCCCCAGAGACAAACACTTTTCTGCAAACATCAAATGGACCCAGCTTCATGTCTTTTCGGGCATTGGCTGCATCAGATTTGCACTGGTCGTAAGTCATCACTTTGTCTTTGGCAGACCACATGCTCAGGTTGTGGAGCACCTgggaaatacaaataaaacagtgcAATGGCATTTGAACCTGGCTTTAGAGAAAAATATACAACTCAGTTTACCTGTCGGACATCCTGGTTCGATGCAAGAATAATTTCGTTGAGAGCCGGGGGAGGGATTTTGATCCCCTCTTTGAAAGCTATGGACATCATGGCCCCCTGTTAAAGTCAAGTGAGAGAGTAGCTTTGGGTGacatggcatcacaacattcttcACAGACCAAACATGTGGTTTTTGTTGTAGAAGTATctgaaaaaatgcatgtttaccTTTATCTGTTCCACTCGAGGTCTTTGGAAACGCAGGTCAAAACAGTAGTTGGCAAGAGACCGAATCTTCTGATGGTTGCGATCATTACACATACAAATGATAGGAACCTTTGATGTTTTGATTAGGCCAATCATTTCCTGTAAAATTGACAACGTaattaggagaaaaaaaaacaacagataattttctccacaaacaggATTCACACCTGTATGCCCCCTCGGTCTTCATTTCCCGCCATGCCATCGATCTCGTCCATAATGAGGACATGTTTACTGCTTACTTTTAGAGATGTGCCTAAAAACCACCAGTATTATTAGAAGTCTATGAACTcttattttaaatacacaacagtAGAATTACCCTTATAGAAGTTTTCAATGCTTGTGTTATTGAGTGACTCTGCAACAACTTCCTTCAGGCTGTTTTTGCTACGAGTACAGCTGGCATTCATCTCCACATAGCTGTAGCCCAGTTCCTAAAATCATAAAGTTAAATAATATAACAATTAAAATTACATTCCTAAAGCTGCTGTGAATACAATACTCAAATACCAGGACTGACCTCACAAACCAGTACGGCTGTAGTCGTCTTCCCCACTCCAGGAGGTCCAGAAAGAAGAGCTGCTTTAAATGAAGAGCCATCGTCTTTTCCTCCTCCAAATTTACCAAACTTTGCAACTtgaaaacacatcaaaacatatttagagccATTTTGAAAGATGTGCCATTACTTAAAAGTGATTGCTAGTCAGGTGTGTTGAGTGTCTGATACCTGCCGGCTTGGATGAGCCACCACTGTGgtttttgtgccagtttttcaGCCAGCGCATAAGTTTATTTGCACAGCTCTGATCACCCTGTTGACCGATGACTGCTTTGAGAGATCGTGGCCGATACTTGTCTACCCAGAGCAAACTGGCTCCTTCGCCTGATATTGTTGGCGATGAAGGATCTTTAGAAGAGGATGATGAAAGACCCAGGCCTCTCCGGGCAGTCTGTCCAGAACCTCTCCCAGAGGGAGTGCCTGATAGACCCACCCGAGCACTATGGGCCTGGGAGAGGCTGGTTTTAGAAGGACTGGGAGTTTGAGGAGATCTGGAGTTGCCTTTCGAGGGAGAGATCTTCTGGGATTTGGGAGTTCTCTTTGCTTGAGTAGATGGAGTTCCATTCTTTGAGGCTTTAGCcttaaataaatgagtaaaaaatgaaatataattaacagaatataaaacattattttacaaCTGTCTTCTCTACACATACACATGGAGGAGTTCAGTTAATGCTGAGTGTAAGAAAGGTCAGCACTAACCTCTGTCTCTGCAGCAATTTCatactttgactttttcccAGGCTTTGTCCTAATGAGCTCGAACAGACCATCTTCATCCAAAATCTTGGTACCAAAGCTTTCAGCCTCAAAATATAACACATCAGTTAATTCAAGAAATACGCCATAATGTCAAATAAAAGGAAATGCTTTAGAAATTATTGCCCCTTTTTGGCAAATGTAATCTAATTAAACTACGGCTGATAAAAGAGTAAATCACTCCAGTTTGATGTTAGCAAAGGAACAAACCTTTTCAAGCTTTGAGACACCGCTGTCCCGCCCTTGGACCAGGTAGTTGGTCTTTTTGCTAACATTGCCTGTCACCTTCCCACCATAACGCTCAATAAGTGATTTGGCATCGTCCCTCTCCATGGACTCTAATACTCCTGttatcacaaacacaaaacctTCCAGGCAATTCTCAGCTCCCTGCGAAGTCCATCACAGTCAGTGGTAAATTATGATGAACAAACCAAGAGCAGAAATTTGCCCTAAATACAGTTATTACCTGTGGGATTTCTTTGGAGCCTAGAGCCCTTGGACCATCACGGTTAAGGTAGTTCCTGTAAGCTGAAGCATTGCCCTTCTTCTTCTCTGAGTCTTCAGGACTTGTACTTGTATTCTAgtataaaaatttaaattgtaatatagCTTGCACAGCAACTTTATCATTTACAAAATTTTTCTCACCTCTGCTTTCTTTGGAGAGATATGTAGAGAAGTCAGTGCTGTTCCTGATTTGGGTGTAAATTTTTTCTCTGGAGTTGAAGAAACACTCTCTTTTTTAGGAGAGATTATTTTTTTGGGTGAAACAATCATTTTATTCTTTGACATTTCCttatcctcctccttcttctttaaCATTGCAagtttagagctggttttgACAGGGCTTTTCTTTGGCGATGGAGCAATGACATCCTCTGACAAGCTTTCTTTCTGCTGTCGCTTTACTGGAGTACTTTTAGAACCAGAAGCAGATTCCGTGGTATTCTTGGACCTCACATCATCAGGGCCTTTACGGGCCTGGGAAAACATACAGGATGGTAAGAAATATAAGGTAGTACTAGTACTATTCatagaaaaaagtaaattacTTTTTTAGCCAATGGTTCTTCATCCAACATAGCAAGGGTTCTGGCAAACTCTTCATCTTCATGGACCTGCTTTTCCAGCTGTGTAAAGACAGCAAAGGTCATTTATTCTTtgtaattagaaaaacacattGTTGGTATTTGACCTCGGAATAGTTTAACCTAACCCATACCTCCATGTCCTCCTCCATCTGCAGTTGTCTAGCAATTTGCTCATCACTGAGATCGTCTGCATCTTCAATAGGCTGCACACACCGTGAACACACACCGTGAACACACACCGCGAACACACACCGCGAACACACACCGCGAACACACACCGCGAACACACACCGTGAACACACACCGTGAACACACACCGTGAACACACACCGTAAAGAAATAAGCATAAAAAGCAGTAATACAGTTAAACACTCACAGCCTTTCGCTTGGTACTTGCTACGAGCTTCTTATCTGAGCGCTGAATGGACGCGCTGCCAAAATAGTCAAAGACTGAAGTCGGGGTTTGTTTAGGTTTAGGAGGTGGAGCTATTTTAGGGGTGACAGGAGACTTTAACACAGTTTTCCCTTGAGTTGAAGACTTTACAGGAGATTTGCTGCTCTCTTTGGGCTTTTTATCTTCTGTCTTTTCTGTCTTTCCACTGCCATTCTGTTTAGCTTTAGATGCCCTTTTCAAGGTTTGAAAGTTGTCACTGTCTGAATCTGCAGAGAACAAGTGATTAGACCTTCATTAAGAATTCATTAAGAAACATTATGTCATATATATAATACATCTAGCAAAAGAGCAAAACTTGGACACTTTCATCAAAAACCTTTACCTGTTTCTGAGACATACTGAACTGGATCCTTTTTCAGAGGCTCCTCTTCCTTCAGCTTCACTTTAGGAGACTTCTTTGACTTCACAACCTTCTCCTCTTCGGAGTCTAGAAAAGGGACATAAATGCAATTCATAaatactaacacaaataaattgCGTGTATCATTCAGAGTTTTGTACAGTACTTGCCTGACTCTATTACTGCACGTTTCTTGCGTTTTTTCTCAACATCTTTACGCTTCTCTCCTGATTTGGAAAcctggaataaaaaaaataataattataaaaatagaaaaagtaaTACTGATAGAAAACCTCCTCATATTTAGGGACAGTAACCTTTGTCTTTTTTTGAATATTGACATCCTCGTCTGAAGACAAGGTGGTCGTCCTCTTCTTGTCATCTGACTTAACGTTATTTTTACCGTTGGGGGCTGTTTTTTGCACTGCAGGTTTGGAAGTCGTGGGTGCAAAGAACCGCCTGATGTCCTGTAGAGCAAAGAGCTGTCAGTGTGTCACAAAGACTCAAGAATAAGCACATCTGGACTAAACACACTGTGCACGTACAGAGCATGGTTTACATCCTCCAAACACTTTAGCAGGTCAACTGTTTTTTGCATTGCACCATCTTATCTTCAGCTAATTAAGGGAAAGTTTGGCCCAACACGAGTTCAAcaagattaaattaaatacactACATCTAATCGCAAGGTTAAATCTGTTATATTATATTGAGATACTCGTGCATGCCACTGCTTCACTTACCATTGCTAGAGAGACTTTTATTCCTTCACTTTGCAGCCAAGTTTGTTGTCAGAATAATAAGAAAATCCACTGTTTGGCGCGAAGCACAGTCCTGCTGTCGCTTAGAAATGACGTATAACTGGTTACGTAATTACGTCATTATCATGgatttattaaaataacactGTATGTAAATTAAAAATCATGGAGCTACAAATGTATATACACTCATACTACTCCTAATAATACTAACAGTAATGCTCTTAAACTGTAGACTTATTTTAATCAGTGATTTCCTGCTGAAGATCACAGCTGTctctagtgtgtgtgtgggggtgtgtgtgggtgtgtgtgtgcgcgcgcgctttacatcaattaaataattaaattccATACACTGAGACTTGTTTTACATTCTCACAAGTACCTCAGCTTTGAAGTAAGCCACTATTGTTTTAAGCCCAATTTGAACCGTGCCACTCCTCACTGAgagtgcagcagcagcaggcacTGGCAACATAAGAATGCAGCAATTAAATGGCAAGGTACACAAACAGCTGCAGTAGAATTACAAAGATTCACAACTGTCCCTCCCATGCACTGATGGCACTCCTGGCTCATCACCATAGAAAtaaagatagacaagtttaatgctgtactaaACAGTCACCTATCCTTGGAAACCAGTTGGTTCCCATTTCATTTCCCAGTAAAATCCATCTTTTAGTTGCTGTGTAGCCCAGAAATGGAACAAGCCATGTCAATAGGGAGAAATTTCCTATTCCTCTGTTATATCAACAGGGTACAAAACTGGTGTAATCATGGTGGCTATTTAGAGTAAGTTtgacatttgttgttttaaaaaaataaaaataaaaagctcCTGGACAGCAAAAAAGCCATTTTATGCCTAGTTTGTTTAATGGCACATAAAAGGCAATCTGCAAAAAACTCAAACCACTGAAATCAGTACAGCCCAACTGTCGCTTCTGCATTGCACTTCCTGGTAACTCAAATGCATTTCACTTTGAAAATACCCAgaagtataaataaaatacctAGGTATGGAAAAGTGGGTTTTATTGAGCATTTATTGGGAATCAATCACTGCAGTTTTGCTGACATAACATTTTTGCTCAGTTCTTTATTGTTCAGGCTCCACTACAGTTCCCTTCTCGGAAACGTAAATACCATCCAAGAATTTTCTGATGTCCTTATTTTTTACTGTTGTGGCTTGCTGGATCAGAGCCgctggaaaagaaaaaaaaaaaaagactgggtGAATAAAAATGAGCACAACAAAAGTGAatcaattaaaattaaattacacaCCTGAATTTGACACCAGCTCGATATCATTACCCTCCAGCACAATCTCATCCTTCTGGGCTGCAGACGTGGCGCACAACAcacctgcacaaaaaaaattgttcggttaattttttttaagcacTCCACTGATTAGAGTGGAATTTACACAGGTTGCATGACAGAACCCCTATTGGTCATATCACTGCACTCAAGTTGTGCATAAGATGTTCAATAAGGAATGTTCCGATACTTCATACTTGTCATTTAAGTTTGTCATTAATCTGATGGGTCTGGATTCAagcttaatacattttaaaaagcacttCACACTCAGTTAAACATGAGTAATAAAGCAACGGATTTATATTGCACATTTCAAGACACCCAGAGCACTTTATGTTGTATTATTTCCCTCCACTCTGTAGCCACAGCTCCCTCAAGTGGACTGAGTGAAGCAATTCTGCCAATCTGCaacatcagcccctctgacaaCCAC
This genomic window contains:
- the rfc1 gene encoding replication factor C subunit 1, which codes for MDIRRFFAPTTSKPAVQKTAPNGKNNVKSDDKKRTTTLSSDEDVNIQKKTKVTVSKSGEKRKDVEKKRKKRAVIESDSEEEKVVKSKKSPKVKLKEEEPLKKDPVQYVSETDSDSDNFQTLKRASKAKQNGSGKTEKTEDKKPKESSKSPVKSSTQGKTVLKSPVTPKIAPPPKPKQTPTSVFDYFGSASIQRSDKKLVASTKRKAPIEDADDLSDEQIARQLQMEEDMELEKQVHEDEEFARTLAMLDEEPLAKKARKGPDDVRSKNTTESASGSKSTPVKRQQKESLSEDVIAPSPKKSPVKTSSKLAMLKKKEEDKEMSKNKMIVSPKKIISPKKESVSSTPEKKFTPKSGTALTSLHISPKKAENTSTSPEDSEKKKGNASAYRNYLNRDGPRALGSKEIPQGAENCLEGFVFVITGVLESMERDDAKSLIERYGGKVTGNVSKKTNYLVQGRDSGVSKLEKAESFGTKILDEDGLFELIRTKPGKKSKYEIAAETEAKASKNGTPSTQAKRTPKSQKISPSKGNSRSPQTPSPSKTSLSQAHSARVGLSGTPSGRGSGQTARRGLGLSSSSSKDPSSPTISGEGASLLWVDKYRPRSLKAVIGQQGDQSCANKLMRWLKNWHKNHSGGSSKPAVAKFGKFGGGKDDGSSFKAALLSGPPGVGKTTTAVLVCEELGYSYVEMNASCTRSKNSLKEVVAESLNNTSIENFYKGTSLKVSSKHVLIMDEIDGMAGNEDRGGIQEMIGLIKTSKVPIICMCNDRNHQKIRSLANYCFDLRFQRPRVEQIKGAMMSIAFKEGIKIPPPALNEIILASNQDVRQVLHNLSMWSAKDKVMTYDQCKSDAANARKDMKLGPFDVCRKVFVSGEETAHMSLIDKSDLFFHDYSLAPLFVQENYLHVRPAAAAGDLKSHLMLISKTADSICDGDIVDRMIRSRQNWSLLPTQAIYASVLPGELMRGYMSQFPTFPSWLGKNSSTSKHSRIVQELSSHMSLKTHCSRQAVNLDYLHYLRKALLNPLQRYGAEGAGQAVQLLDDYQLVREDVDSMMEISVWGSQPDPYSKLDSKVKASFTRAYNKEVHLTPYSLQVVKKGRRGGGGGEMELGEDMDTEVRESEDEGENLQTDAMIKQKKAKATKDTKKEKTEVSGKGKGRGKGKVKK